A stretch of Anaeromyxobacter dehalogenans 2CP-1 DNA encodes these proteins:
- a CDS encoding SDR family oxidoreductase, with protein MGARVHFVTGYPGFIGKRLVRRLLEDALRADDRVVLLVQPRNAAAARADLGALGAERAEVLEGDVEQMHLGLSGAEWKALAREVTDVWHLAARTWLGASRPEFRRVNLEGTRNVLELGRAARRLRRLNHFSTAFVSGDRVGVILEDELAMGQRFHNAYEETKYQGELLVRAAQSELPATIYRPSIVVGDSRTGEIDRFEGPYALAILLVASPLAVPLPLPGDAVAPLNVVPVDFVVNAAVAIGEAPAAAGRTVHLVDPAPLSARRVYELIAAHAGKRLPSVSVPARVLQALLQLPLLERLSRVHRPAIEYVNHLAIYNCRNLLELLDGTGVRCPPISSYLDRLIEFVQGTFEKRREAELAQLAGEPDDPLDPPAPPATGAA; from the coding sequence ATGGGCGCGCGCGTCCACTTCGTCACGGGGTACCCGGGCTTCATCGGGAAGCGGCTGGTGCGCCGCCTCCTCGAGGACGCGCTGCGGGCCGACGACCGCGTGGTGCTGCTGGTCCAGCCGCGCAACGCCGCCGCCGCGCGGGCCGACCTGGGCGCGCTCGGCGCGGAGCGGGCCGAGGTCCTGGAGGGCGACGTCGAGCAGATGCACCTCGGCCTCTCCGGCGCCGAGTGGAAGGCGCTCGCCCGCGAGGTGACCGACGTCTGGCACCTGGCGGCGCGCACCTGGCTGGGCGCCTCGCGCCCGGAGTTCCGCCGGGTCAACCTCGAGGGCACGCGCAACGTGCTGGAGCTGGGCCGCGCGGCCCGCCGGCTGCGCCGCCTCAACCACTTCTCCACCGCGTTCGTCTCCGGCGACCGGGTGGGCGTCATCCTCGAGGACGAGCTGGCCATGGGCCAGCGCTTCCACAACGCGTACGAGGAGACGAAGTACCAGGGCGAGCTGCTGGTCCGCGCGGCGCAGTCGGAGCTGCCCGCGACCATCTACCGCCCGAGCATCGTGGTGGGCGACTCCCGCACCGGCGAGATCGACCGGTTCGAGGGGCCCTACGCGCTCGCGATCCTGCTGGTGGCGTCGCCGCTGGCGGTCCCGCTGCCGCTCCCGGGCGACGCGGTGGCGCCGCTCAACGTGGTCCCGGTGGACTTCGTGGTGAACGCGGCGGTGGCCATCGGCGAGGCGCCCGCCGCGGCCGGGCGCACGGTGCACCTGGTGGACCCGGCGCCGCTCTCGGCGCGGCGCGTGTACGAGCTCATCGCCGCGCACGCGGGCAAGCGCCTGCCCTCGGTGTCGGTGCCGGCGCGCGTGCTCCAGGCGCTGCTGCAGCTCCCGCTGCTGGAGCGGCTCTCGCGCGTGCACCGGCCCGCCATCGAGTACGTGAACCACCTCGCGATCTACAACTGCCGCAACCTGCTCGAGCTGCTCGACGGCACCGGCGTCCGCTGCCCGCCCATCTCCAGCTACCTCGACCGGCTCATCGAGTTCGTGCAGGGGACGTTCGAGAAGCGGCGCGAGGCCGAGCTGGCGCAGCTCGCGGGCGAGCCCGACGATCCGCTCGACCCGCCTGCCCCGCCCGCGACCGGCGCCGCCTGA
- a CDS encoding MaoC family dehydratase has protein sequence MKRLQDFTVGDTFEAFREVDSYRPIYYAAASGDFNPIHIDPLVGRAAGYSGAILQGMCTFSWLSDACVAYLGDPARLRRIRARFTKPVQVGDVIRFQGRCVALEGPRIALELEATNQRGEEVLKGAVAEGHLGDG, from the coding sequence ATGAAACGCCTCCAGGACTTCACCGTGGGCGACACCTTCGAAGCGTTCCGGGAGGTGGACTCGTACCGGCCGATCTACTACGCGGCCGCCTCCGGCGACTTCAACCCGATCCACATCGACCCGCTGGTGGGCCGCGCCGCCGGCTACTCCGGCGCCATCCTCCAGGGCATGTGCACCTTCTCGTGGCTGTCCGACGCGTGCGTCGCGTACCTGGGCGACCCGGCGCGGCTGCGCCGGATCCGGGCCCGCTTCACGAAGCCGGTGCAGGTGGGCGACGTGATCCGGTTCCAGGGCCGGTGCGTCGCGCTCGAGGGCCCGCGGATCGCGCTCGAGCTGGAGGCGACGAACCAGCGCGGCGAGGAGGTCCTGAAGGGCGCGGTGGCCGAGGGCCACCTCGGGGATGGGTGA